A window of Cucurbita pepo subsp. pepo cultivar mu-cu-16 chromosome LG06, ASM280686v2, whole genome shotgun sequence contains these coding sequences:
- the LOC111797250 gene encoding trihelix transcription factor GT-2 → MLGESTTSVLGGGAAVPETNHCHDEVIGDMGVAAAAAEEEINNNSGEEERRRRDDGDRSFGGNRWPRQETLALLKIRSDMDVAFRDASVKGPLWEQVSRKLVELGYHRSAKKCKEKFENVYKYHKRTREVRSGKPDSKTYKFFEQLEALENHPPFNFNPPPPPPPPPPPPPPSTTVIPTVPSTTTLPHLMNISFSQPNPTIHHLPSPPAPFNNPTTSSVPVGFLEADLISNSTSDDVDDSSTSSDEAPRRRTKKRKWKEFFERLMKEVIQKQVEMQKRFLEAIEKREQERIVREEAWRIQEMAKINREREILAHERSMAASKDAAITSFLQKITESQQNNNNHNNNLSRTPPPLPQQQPIPMSNPTPVVQPPPPPPPSSTLQVVLPQKMEIMKMDHNGRENYTMSPSSSSSRWPKVEVEALIKLRTNLEAKYQENVPKGPLWEEISSAMKRIGYNRNAKRCKEKWENINKYFKKVKETRKTRPEDSKTCPYFHQLDALYREKGGGNNNNNNNRKLELENIGSSTMIPLMVQPEQQWPPQQEITRPDSGNEEMESEPMDRDDKDDDDDDDEEEEDEGGGNYEIVASKPTSVSTAE, encoded by the exons ATGCTTGGTGAATCCACTACTTCCGTCTTGGGCGGTGGCGCCGCCGTGCCGGAGACGAATCATTGCCATGATGAGGTAATCGGCGACATGGGTgtagcggcggcggcggcggaggaggagatTAATAACAATTCTGGTGAAGAGGAGAGACGGAGAAGAGACGACGGTGACCGGAGCTTCGGCGGAAACCGGTGGCCGAGACAGGAAACCTTAGCTCTCCTCAAAATTCGCTCCGATATGGACGTGGCTTTTCGAGATGCAAGCGTTAAAGGCCCTTTGTGGGAACAAGTTTCCAG gAAATTAGTGGAGCTTGGATATCATCGAAGTGCAAAGAAATGCaaagagaaatttgagaatGTTTACAAATACCataaaagaacaagagaagTTCGTAGTGGGAAACCAGATAGcaaaacttataaattttttgaacaaTTAGAAGCTCTTGAGAATCACCCAccttttaatttcaatccaccaccgccgccgccgccgcctccgccgccaccTCCGCCGTCAACCACCGTCATTCCCACTGTTCCATCCACCACCACCCTACCCCACTTGATGAACATATCCTTCTCTCAACCAAATCCCACAATTCATCATCTCCCATCTCCGCCCGCTCCGTTCAATAACCCTACCACCTCGTCCGTCCCCGTTGGGTTTCTTGAAGCGGATCTTATCTCGAATTCGACGTCGGATGATGTCGATGATTCATCGACATCATCCGACGAGGCACCGAGGAGGAGGACGAAGAAGAGGAAATGGAAGGAGTTTTTTGAGAGATTAATGAAGGAAGTGATTCAAAAACAAGTGGAAATGCAAAAGAGATTCTTGGAAGCTATTGAGAAAAGGGAACAAGAGAGAATTGTTAGAGAAGAAGCTTGGAGAATTCAAGAAATGGCTAAAATcaatagagaaagagagattttagcTCATGAAAGATCAATGGCGGCTTCTAAAGACGCCGCCATTACTTCCTTCCTCCAAAAAATAACCGAATCCCAacagaacaacaacaaccacaACAACAATCTGTCACGAACGCCACCGCCGCTACCACAACAACAACCAATACCCATGTCAAATCCGACACCGGTCGTAcaaccgccgccgccaccgccacctTCATCGACATTGCAAGTAGTTCTTCCACAAAAGATGGAGATTATGAAAATGGATCATAATGGTAGGGAGAATTACACTATGAGTCCATCTTCAAGCTCATCAAGATGGCCAAAAGTGGAAGTGGAAGCATTGatcaaattaagaacaaaTCTTGAAGCCAAATATCAAGAGAATGTACCAAAAGGGCCATTATGGGAAGAGATATCATCAGCCATGAAGAGAATAGGTTACAATAGAAATGCAAAGAGATGCAAAGAGAAATGggaaaacataaacaaatacttcaagaaagtgaaggaaacaagaaaaacaaggCCAGAGGATTCCAAGACATGCCCTTATTTCCACCAGCTCGATGCTTTGTATCGGGAAAAGGGCGGCggaaacaacaacaacaacaataacagGAAGCTCGAGCTCGAAAACATAGGTTCTTCGACGATGATTCCATTGATGGTTCAGCCCGAACAACAATGGCCACCGCAGCAAGAGATCACCCGACCCGACTCGGGCAACGAAGAGATGGAGAGCGAACCGATGGATCGTGACGATAAAGACgatgatgatgacgatgatgaagaggaagaggacgAGGGTGGTGGGAACTATGAGATTGTGGCTAGCAAACCAACTTCGGTGAGTACTGCTGagtga